The proteins below come from a single Mesobacillus jeotgali genomic window:
- the fliH gene encoding flagellar assembly protein FliH produces MILLSRLIKSQYTSTVSSEKKVISIRMLEATSQQDVPQVFTHTEDERKRILDNAALEANHIVSRAMEDAEQIRQQIYQEKQEWEQQSSLLAEESRQLGFEQGYQEGKNQGYADYRQTILFAQETVDAAKRDYQHHIESSEKVILDLGVKIAGKILGEKLAAAEGFLALVKRALKNSRDYKDIQLHVHPKHYQDLLAQKEELIAIFPKDIDFYIYPDDELEETSCIIESENGRIDASVDSQLEEIKIKLFEMLESEQ; encoded by the coding sequence ATGATATTATTGTCTAGGCTTATCAAATCTCAATATACCAGTACAGTATCTTCAGAAAAGAAGGTCATCTCCATCAGGATGCTGGAAGCAACGAGTCAGCAAGATGTTCCCCAGGTCTTCACTCATACAGAAGATGAAAGAAAGAGAATCCTGGATAATGCCGCATTGGAAGCCAACCACATAGTTTCAAGGGCAATGGAAGATGCGGAGCAGATCCGGCAGCAAATCTACCAGGAAAAGCAAGAATGGGAGCAGCAAAGTTCCCTTTTAGCCGAAGAATCCAGGCAGCTTGGTTTTGAGCAAGGATATCAAGAAGGCAAAAACCAGGGTTATGCAGACTATCGTCAAACAATTTTGTTTGCCCAGGAAACAGTTGATGCAGCGAAACGGGATTACCAGCATCATATAGAATCATCAGAAAAGGTCATTCTTGATCTCGGAGTGAAAATTGCAGGGAAGATACTTGGCGAAAAACTGGCAGCAGCTGAAGGTTTTCTAGCCCTTGTGAAAAGAGCATTAAAAAACTCCAGAGATTATAAAGATATTCAGCTGCATGTACATCCAAAACACTACCAGGACCTGCTTGCTCAAAAAGAAGAACTGATTGCCATCTTTCCAAAGGACATTGATTTTTATATCTACCCGGATGATGAGCTTGAGGAGACTTCGTGCATCATAGAATCAGAAAATGGCAGGATTGACGCAAGTGTAGACAGCCAATTGGAGGAAATCAAAATTAAGCTGTTTGAAATGC
- the fliG gene encoding flagellar motor switch protein FliG — protein sequence MVRKDQKELTGKQKAAILLISLGPDVSASVYKHLSEEEIEKLTLEISGVKKVDSMAKEEILEEFHSIALAQDYITQGGIGYAKTVLEKALGTDQAAVIINRLTSSLQVRPFDFARKADAGQILNFIQNEHPQTIALILSYLDSAQAGQILSELPQDVQADIARRIAVMDSTSPEIINEVEQILERKLSATVTQDYTQTGGIEAVVDVLNGVDRATERTILDALEIQDPELAEEIKKRMFVFEDIVTLDNRAIQRVIRDCENEDLMLALKVSSDEVKEIVFKNMSKRMVETFQDEMEFMGPVRLRDVEEAQSRIVAIIRRLEEAGEIVIARGGGDDIIV from the coding sequence ATAGTGAGGAAAGACCAAAAAGAATTAACAGGAAAACAGAAGGCTGCAATCCTCCTGATCTCTCTTGGCCCAGATGTTTCGGCTTCGGTTTATAAGCATTTAAGTGAAGAAGAGATCGAGAAACTTACACTTGAAATCTCTGGTGTGAAAAAGGTTGACTCGATGGCAAAGGAAGAAATTCTGGAAGAGTTCCACAGTATCGCGCTGGCACAGGATTATATCACCCAAGGTGGAATCGGCTACGCGAAAACAGTATTGGAAAAGGCGCTGGGAACCGATCAGGCGGCAGTGATCATCAATAGATTGACCTCATCACTGCAAGTTAGACCATTTGATTTTGCACGAAAAGCGGATGCCGGACAAATTCTCAATTTCATTCAGAATGAGCATCCGCAAACAATTGCTCTTATACTTTCTTATTTGGATTCAGCCCAAGCAGGCCAGATTTTGTCTGAACTGCCACAGGATGTCCAGGCTGATATCGCCCGGCGCATAGCCGTGATGGACAGCACATCACCAGAAATCATCAATGAGGTGGAGCAGATTCTTGAAAGGAAGCTCTCAGCAACTGTTACTCAGGACTATACGCAAACTGGCGGTATTGAAGCTGTTGTTGATGTATTGAACGGAGTGGACCGTGCAACCGAGCGCACGATTCTTGATGCCCTGGAAATTCAGGATCCAGAGCTTGCAGAGGAAATCAAGAAGCGGATGTTCGTGTTCGAAGATATTGTCACACTGGATAACCGTGCAATCCAGCGTGTGATCAGAGACTGTGAAAATGAAGATCTCATGCTTGCTCTTAAAGTTTCAAGTGATGAAGTGAAAGAAATTGTCTTTAAAAATATGTCTAAACGAATGGTTGAAACCTTCCAGGATGAAATGGAATTCATGGGTCCTGTAAGGCTGCGGGATGTTGAAGAAGCTCAGTCAAGGATTGTCGCAATAATCAGACGTCTGGAAGAAGCTGGTGAAATCGTCATTGCCCGTGGCGGAGGAGATGATATTATTGTCTAG